The following proteins come from a genomic window of Panicum hallii strain FIL2 chromosome 8, PHallii_v3.1, whole genome shotgun sequence:
- the LOC112903654 gene encoding uncharacterized protein LOC112903654, with protein MAKEFEELALDGHNYSTWALDIKISLASKNILSALLPPAERTEPLHDAYKYNALYTLRHHLHPDLKAEYVMEEEPNVLWLSLKDRYEQQKAVILPEANHDWTHIRLQDYKSIGDYNHAIHKICARLRFCGKEPSDADKIEKTLQTMLPSDRVLQHQYRARNYQTYSELIHDLLQAEKHDELTMKNHKQRRVGAAPMPEIHHAMKDEKKGNGFKNHSKFSDNSKKRRRNKRKGKKNTKAPRKDTTTSKDEKCKKCGCYNHPTNKCRTPRHLVALYQQAFKGKAAEGQEYEAHFATPSNLKADIGSPSMSQKEPCTSNLPLLTYTEPMDIDNVIVDYSLDDVFGDLN; from the coding sequence ATGGCCAAAGAGTTTGAAGAACTCGCTCTCGATGGACATAACTATTCTACTTGGGCGCTGGATATCAAGATCAGCCTTGCCTCAAAGAACATTCTGAGTGCATTGCTACCTCCTGCAGAGAGGACTGAGCCACTGCATGATGCCTACAAGTACAACGCATTGTACACTCTCAGGCATCACCTCCATCCTGATCTGAAAGCAGAATACGTGATGGAAGAAGAGCCAAATGTACTATGGTTATCCCTTAAAGACAGGTACGAGCAACAGAAGGCTGTAATCTTACCTGAGGCGAATCATGACTGGACTCATATTCGTCTCCAAGACTACAAGTCCATAGGTGATTACAACCATGCTATTCATAAAATCTGTGCTCGTTTGCGTTTTTGTGGCAAGGAACCTTCAGATGCGGATAAGATTGAAAAGACACTCCAAACTATGCTCCCATCTGATAGGGTCTTGCAACATCAATACCGTGCTCGCAATTATCAGACTTACTCTGAACTCATACATGATCTGCTTCAGGCAGAAAAGCACGATGAGCTTACGATGAAAAATCATAAGCAACGTCGTGTTGGGGCTGCCCCTATGCCTGAAATACATCATGCTATGAAAGATGAGAAGAAAGGGAATGGCTTCAAAAATCATTCCAAGTTTTCTGATAATTCAAAGAAGCGCAGACGCAACAAGCGTAAGGGTAAGAAAAACACAAAGGCTCCGAGGAAAGACACTACTACTTCCAAGGATGAGAAGTGTAAGAAGTGTGGATGCTACAACCATCCCACCAACAAGTGTCGCACTCCTCGCCACTTAGTGGCTCTGTACCAGCAAGCTTTCAAAGGCAAGGCTGCAGAAGGACAGGAATACGAAGCTCACTTCGCCACTCCATCCAACTTGAAGGCTGATATTGGAAGTCCAAGCATGAGTCAAAAGGAACCATGCACTTCCAACCTTCCACTCCTGACCTACACTGAGCCTATGGACATAGACAACGTCATCGTAGACTATAGTTTGGATGACGTCTTTGGAGACCTCAACTAG
- the LOC112903235 gene encoding multiple organellar RNA editing factor 1, mitochondrial-like, whose protein sequence is MALALRLRRALAAASTAAPLLRPSASLARPLPLGPPSASPAAPLPRAPWRLLPGGAAGFRSTAAAAARGGADYGADDSKISPDEILFEGCDYNHWLITMEFPDPKPSREEMIETYLQTLAKVVGSYEEAKKRMYAFSTTTYIGFQAVMTEEMSEKFRGLPGVVFILPDSYLYPETKEYGGDKYDNGVITPRPPPVHYSKPSRTDRNRNYRGNPQDGPPQQGNYQNSRPPQGGYQNSPPQQGNFQTYRSQQDGRSYSPQQNYAQGVQDARGFGGNDYADRSGYSGPPGGFQGQAPRYPGNPAGQGQGYSNPQERRNFSQGQGGGFRPGGTSPPGSYGQPSTPGSYGQPSPPGSYGQPSPPGSYGQPSPPGSYGQPSPPGNYGQGPPSAYPGGSRVPGVNPSYDGDSRQGTGPAYGGDNWQRGSGQYPSPDEGQGNWQGRQ, encoded by the exons ATGGCCCTCGCGCTGCGCCTCCGGcgggccctcgccgccgcctccaccgcggcgcccctcctccgcccgtcCGCCTCCCTCGCCCGGCCTCTCCCCCTCGGGCCTCCCTCCGCCTCCCCGGCGGCGCCGCTCCCGCGGGCGCCGTGGCGGCTCctccccggcggcgccgccgggtTCCGGTCgacggctgcggcggcagcgcggggcggggcggacTACGGGGCGGACGACAGCAAGATCTCCCCCGACGAGATCCTCTTCGAGGGCTGCGACTACAACCACTGGCTCATCACCATGGAGTTCCCGGACCCCAAGCCCTCCCGCGAGGAGATGATCGAGACCTACCTCCAGACCCTCGCCAAGGTCGTCGGGAG TTATGAGGAGGCTAAGAAGAGGATGTATGCTTTTAGTACAACAACCTATATTGGTTTTCAGGCTGTAATGACTGAGGAAATGTCAGAAAAATTCCGCG GTTTGCCTGGAGTTGTTTTCATTTTGCCGGATTCATACCTATATCCAGAGACAAAGGAGTACGGAG GAGACAAATATGACAATGGTGTGATCACTCCAAGACCACCGCCTGTTCATTATAGCAAACCCTCAAGGACTGATAGGAATCGTAACTACCGAGGAAACCCCCAGGATGGCCCTCCACAGCAAGGAAATTACCAGAACAGCCGCCCTCCACAAGGAGGTTATCAGAATAGCCCGCCACAGCAAGGAAACTTCCAGACATACCGCTCTCAGCAAGATGGAAGAAGCTATTCCCCACAGCAGAATTATGCACAAGGTGTACAGGATGCTAGAGGTTTTGGGGGGAATGATTATGCAGACCGTTCAGGTTACAGTGGACCACCTGGTGGCTTCCAAGGTCAAGCACCTCGGTACCCAGGGAATCCAGCTGGTCAAGGTCAAGGTTACAGCAACCCCCAAGAGCGCAGGAACTTCTCGCAAGGGCAGGGAGGAGGTTTCAGGCCTGGTGGCACTTCACCACCTGGATCTTATGGCCAACCATCAACACCTGGATCTTATGGCCAGCCATCACCACCTGGATCTTATGGCCAGCCATCACCACCTGGATCTTATGGCCAGCCATCACCACCTGGATCTTATGGCCAACCATCACCACCTGGAAACTATGGCCAGGGACCTCCATCAGCATATCCTGGAGGTAGCAGAGTTCCTGGTGTGAATCCCAGTTATGATGGGGACAGCAGACAGGGGACAGGACCGGCATATGGTGGAGATAACTGGCAAAGAGGTTCTGGTCAATATCCTAGCCCAGATGAAGGACAAGGAAACTGGCAG GGTAGGCAGTAA